A genomic segment from Glycine soja cultivar W05 chromosome 20, ASM419377v2, whole genome shotgun sequence encodes:
- the LOC114403691 gene encoding protein GLUTELIN PRECURSOR ACCUMULATION 3 isoform X1, with protein MHYWVRASSSDFAGTHPQRRSGHSAVNIGKSKVVVFGGLVDKKFLSDIAVYDIEAKQWFQPECTGSGSDGHVGPSSRAFHVAVAIDCHMFIFGGRLGSQRLGDFWVLDTDIWQWSELTGFGDLPSPRDFAAASAVGNRKIVMYGGWDGKKWLSDVYVLDTISLEWMELSVSGTLPHPRCGHTATMVEKRLLVYGGRGGGGPIMGDLWALKGLIEEENEAPGWTQLKLPGQAPSPRCGHTVTSGGHYLLMFGGHGTGGWLSRYDIYYNDCIILDRVSAQWKRLSIGNEPPPARAYHSMSIIGSRYLLIGGFDGKSTYGDPWWLVPQEDPIASRLTASPPRNIPESKDVTSLNDDFQPQFKESQTEKFPFSELQRRLQISVSESNSRLHIVNELEDKELLELASRLAGENVSTNSLKAIEALREHWRKSESNMVKLKELGPLLRDYQRLIYRQYLERSASAQQPGFGEQVMHQLYHVKNATQLRMDDIPKLLAEYKQLPI; from the exons ATGCATTACTGGGTTCGAGCTTCTTCTTCTGATTTCGCCGGAACCCATCCCCAACGTCGCAG TGGTCATTCCGCTGTTAACATCGGGAAATCCAAGGTTGTCGTGTTCGGAGGACTCGTCGATAAGAAGTTTCTCAGCGATATAGCTGTCTATGATATTG aGGCCAAACAATGGTTTCAGCCTGAGTGCACTGGAAGTGGTTCAGATGGGCATGTGGGTCCTAGCTCTCGGGCTTTCCATGTTGCCGTTGCCATTGATTGTCATATGTTCATTTTTGGTGGTCGCCTTGGGAGTCAAAG GTTGGGGGACTTTTGGGTTTTGGATACTG ATATATGGCAATGGTCTGAACTAACTGGCTTCGGTGACTTGCCTTCACCACGAGATTTTGCTGCAGCTTCAGCAGTTGGAAACCGTAAAATTGTTAT GTATGGTGGATGGGATGGAAAAAAGTGGTTATCTGATGTTTATGTCTTGGATACAA tATCCCTCGAGTGGATGGAGCTCTCAGTTTCTGGAACATTGCCGCACCCTAGATGTGGGCATACTGCCACAATGGTCGAAAAACGGTTACTTGTTTATGGTGGAAGAG GAGGAGGTGGACCAATTATGGGCGATTTATGGGCGTTGAAGGGCCTCATTGAAGAag AGAATGAAGCACCTGGGTGGACTCAATTAAAGCTTCCAGGTCAAGCACCTTCTCCCCGATGTGGCCATACAGTGACATCCGGAGGACACTAT TTGTTGATGTTTGGAGGGCATGGGACTGGTGGATGGTTGAGTCGTTATGATATCTATTATAATGATTGCATTATATTAGACAGAG TTTCAGCACAGTGGAAGCGGCTCTCCATAGGCAATGAACCCCCTCCTGCTAGAGCATACCACTCTATGTCAATTATTGGTTCACGGTATCTGCTAATTGGTGGTTTTGATGGGAAATCAACTTATGGTGATCCCTGGTGGTTAGTCCCTCAAG AGGACCCAATTGCAAGTAGATTAACTGCATCTCCACCCAGAAATATTCCTGAAAGTAAGGATGTTACCTCACTTAATGATGATTTTCAACCTCAGTTCAAG GAAAGCCAAACAGAGAAATTTCCTTTCTCTGAATTGCAAAGACGATTGCAAATATCAGTTTCGGAATCCAATTCTAGGCTTCATATTGTAAATGAGTTGGAAGATAAAGAGCTTCTTGAGTTAGCATCAAGATTAGCAGGTGAAAATGTTTCTACAAATTCACTG AAGGCAATTGAAGCACTTCGTGAACACTGGAGAAAGTCTGAATCGAATATGGTTAAACTCAAAGAGCTTGGACCGTTGCTTCGGGATTACCAACGTCTAATATACAGGCAATATCT AGAAAGGAGTGCATCTGCTCAACAACCTGGATTTGGTGAACAAGTGATGCATCAACTTTACCATGTAAAAAATGCTACTCAG TTGCGCATGGATGATATTCCAAAACTTTTGGCAGAGTACAAACAGCTACCTATATGA
- the LOC114401288 gene encoding uncharacterized protein LOC114401288, producing MGLVCSNREEMQKMKNLGSSGRLSAEEYEDEEISKLTISTFQSKEEEIERKKMEVREKVEFQLGRAEEETRRLAHIWEELEVLDDPMRKEVAMVRKKIDLANKDLKPLGLNFQKKEKEYKEALEAFNEKNKEKAHLVATLVEMLTESERLRMKKLEELCKTIESMSLKQ from the exons ATGGGCCTAGTTTGCAGCAACAGAGAGGAAATGCAGAAAATGAAGAACCTTGGAAGCAGTGGGAGGCTATCAGCAGAAGAGTATGAGGATGAGGAGATTTCAAAACTGACCATCTCCACATTTCAATCTAAGGAAGAGGagattgagaggaaaaagatggAAGTGAGAGAGAAAGTTGAATTTCAACTTGGTCGTGCTGAAGAAGAGACTAGGCGCTTGGCACACATTTGGGAA GAGCTTGAAGTGCTGGATGATCCCATGAGGAAGGAAGTTGCAATGGTACGCAAGAAGATTGACTTGGCTAACAAAGATTTAAAGCCACTGGGACTCAACTTCCAGAAAAAG GAGAAAGAGTATAAAGAAGCCCTGGAAGCTTTCAACGAAAAGAACAAAGAGAAGGCTCATCTAGTAGCCACACTAGTTGAG ATGCTGACTGAGAGTGAAAGACTGAGGATGAAGAAATTGGAAGAGCTATGCAAGACCATAGAGTCTATGTCACTGAAACAATAA
- the LOC114403691 gene encoding protein GLUTELIN PRECURSOR ACCUMULATION 3 isoform X2, producing MHYWVRASSSDFAGTHPQRRSGHSAVNIGKSKVVVFGGLVDKKFLSDIAVYDIEAKQWFQPECTGSGSDGHVGPSSRAFHVAVAIDCHMFIFGGRLGSQRLGDFWVLDTDIWQWSELTGFGDLPSPRDFAAASAVGNRKIVMYGGWDGKKWLSDVYVLDTISLEWMELSVSGTLPHPRCGHTATMVEKRLLVYGGRGGGGPIMGDLWALKGLIEEENEAPGWTQLKLPGQAPSPRCGHTVTSGGHYLLMFGGHGTGGWLSRYDIYYNDCIILDRVSAQWKRLSIGNEPPPARAYHSMSIIGSRYLLIGGFDGKSTYGDPWWLVPQEDPIASRLTASPPRNIPESKDVTSLNDDFQPQFKESQTEKFPFSELQRRLQISVSESNSRLHIVNELEDKELLELASRLAGENVSTNSLAIEALREHWRKSESNMVKLKELGPLLRDYQRLIYRQYLERSASAQQPGFGEQVMHQLYHVKNATQLRMDDIPKLLAEYKQLPI from the exons ATGCATTACTGGGTTCGAGCTTCTTCTTCTGATTTCGCCGGAACCCATCCCCAACGTCGCAG TGGTCATTCCGCTGTTAACATCGGGAAATCCAAGGTTGTCGTGTTCGGAGGACTCGTCGATAAGAAGTTTCTCAGCGATATAGCTGTCTATGATATTG aGGCCAAACAATGGTTTCAGCCTGAGTGCACTGGAAGTGGTTCAGATGGGCATGTGGGTCCTAGCTCTCGGGCTTTCCATGTTGCCGTTGCCATTGATTGTCATATGTTCATTTTTGGTGGTCGCCTTGGGAGTCAAAG GTTGGGGGACTTTTGGGTTTTGGATACTG ATATATGGCAATGGTCTGAACTAACTGGCTTCGGTGACTTGCCTTCACCACGAGATTTTGCTGCAGCTTCAGCAGTTGGAAACCGTAAAATTGTTAT GTATGGTGGATGGGATGGAAAAAAGTGGTTATCTGATGTTTATGTCTTGGATACAA tATCCCTCGAGTGGATGGAGCTCTCAGTTTCTGGAACATTGCCGCACCCTAGATGTGGGCATACTGCCACAATGGTCGAAAAACGGTTACTTGTTTATGGTGGAAGAG GAGGAGGTGGACCAATTATGGGCGATTTATGGGCGTTGAAGGGCCTCATTGAAGAag AGAATGAAGCACCTGGGTGGACTCAATTAAAGCTTCCAGGTCAAGCACCTTCTCCCCGATGTGGCCATACAGTGACATCCGGAGGACACTAT TTGTTGATGTTTGGAGGGCATGGGACTGGTGGATGGTTGAGTCGTTATGATATCTATTATAATGATTGCATTATATTAGACAGAG TTTCAGCACAGTGGAAGCGGCTCTCCATAGGCAATGAACCCCCTCCTGCTAGAGCATACCACTCTATGTCAATTATTGGTTCACGGTATCTGCTAATTGGTGGTTTTGATGGGAAATCAACTTATGGTGATCCCTGGTGGTTAGTCCCTCAAG AGGACCCAATTGCAAGTAGATTAACTGCATCTCCACCCAGAAATATTCCTGAAAGTAAGGATGTTACCTCACTTAATGATGATTTTCAACCTCAGTTCAAG GAAAGCCAAACAGAGAAATTTCCTTTCTCTGAATTGCAAAGACGATTGCAAATATCAGTTTCGGAATCCAATTCTAGGCTTCATATTGTAAATGAGTTGGAAGATAAAGAGCTTCTTGAGTTAGCATCAAGATTAGCAGGTGAAAATGTTTCTACAAATTCACTG GCAATTGAAGCACTTCGTGAACACTGGAGAAAGTCTGAATCGAATATGGTTAAACTCAAAGAGCTTGGACCGTTGCTTCGGGATTACCAACGTCTAATATACAGGCAATATCT AGAAAGGAGTGCATCTGCTCAACAACCTGGATTTGGTGAACAAGTGATGCATCAACTTTACCATGTAAAAAATGCTACTCAG TTGCGCATGGATGATATTCCAAAACTTTTGGCAGAGTACAAACAGCTACCTATATGA